The following coding sequences lie in one Psychrobacter arenosus genomic window:
- the nhaC gene encoding Na+/H+ antiporter NhaC: MPPQVLTELSPKIAFIVASVVIAIMGITMIGFGWVPHLSLMLAIAVLLALGMFKGLSFEKMQEQMSSGVSSGIGAIYLLFFIGLLVAALMMSGAIPTIMYYGFELISPQYYYISAFVLTSIIGVALGSSLTTAATIGVAFIGMSNAFDANVAIAAGAIVSGAFFADKMSPLSDTCTLASSVVGIDLFEHIRNMMYTTVPAWLITAGLFWFFSGQAGTGDLSQVTLLQSQLVDSGLVHGYSVLPFVVLVVLALCRVNAIYTIIWTIAAALLVTYLHSTPSIGQLGGYMFAGYTPAENLELGEVGGMISRGGMQSMFFTQTIVILALSLGGLLRALGILPALLLGISGMLTNAGRAIFAAAMAALSINVLIGEQYLSILLSGTAFRPTFERLNLHPKNLSRTIEDAGTVINPLVPWSVCGVFISQALGVSVIEYIPYAFFCYLSLLLTILFGFTGITITKTDGSKVSAMS, encoded by the coding sequence ATGCCGCCACAAGTACTTACCGAGCTGTCTCCTAAGATAGCTTTTATCGTTGCTAGCGTAGTCATTGCCATTATGGGTATTACCATGATTGGCTTTGGCTGGGTGCCGCACCTGTCGTTAATGCTCGCCATTGCTGTATTGCTGGCCTTAGGTATGTTTAAGGGACTCAGCTTTGAGAAGATGCAAGAGCAAATGTCCTCAGGCGTTTCCAGTGGTATCGGGGCTATTTATCTCCTATTCTTCATTGGGTTATTGGTCGCCGCGTTGATGATGTCGGGCGCTATCCCCACCATTATGTACTACGGTTTTGAGCTGATCTCACCGCAGTATTATTATATCTCTGCCTTTGTCTTGACCTCGATTATTGGGGTAGCGTTAGGCAGTAGTTTGACCACTGCAGCGACTATCGGGGTGGCGTTTATTGGTATGAGTAATGCCTTTGATGCCAACGTCGCTATTGCCGCCGGTGCTATCGTTTCAGGCGCATTCTTTGCTGATAAAATGTCTCCTTTATCTGATACTTGTACGCTAGCGTCTTCAGTCGTGGGTATCGATTTATTCGAGCATATTCGCAACATGATGTACACCACAGTACCAGCATGGCTCATCACTGCCGGACTATTCTGGTTCTTCTCTGGACAGGCGGGTACAGGCGATTTAAGCCAAGTCACTCTGTTGCAATCACAGTTGGTTGATAGTGGTCTGGTTCATGGTTATTCGGTCTTGCCTTTCGTTGTGCTAGTCGTCTTAGCGCTATGCCGCGTCAATGCTATCTATACGATTATTTGGACGATTGCTGCAGCGTTGTTGGTGACCTATCTGCACAGCACTCCTAGCATCGGTCAATTGGGCGGCTATATGTTTGCCGGTTATACCCCTGCCGAAAACCTAGAGTTGGGCGAAGTAGGCGGCATGATCTCTCGCGGTGGTATGCAGAGCATGTTCTTTACGCAAACCATTGTTATCTTGGCATTAAGCTTAGGTGGCTTGCTACGCGCCTTGGGTATCTTACCAGCCTTGCTATTGGGCATCAGCGGTATGCTAACCAACGCAGGTCGTGCTATCTTTGCCGCCGCTATGGCCGCGTTGAGCATTAACGTGCTAATCGGTGAGCAGTACTTGAGTATTCTGCTATCAGGTACGGCTTTCCGTCCGACCTTTGAGCGCTTAAACCTGCACCCGAAAAACCTATCGCGCACTATTGAAGACGCCGGTACGGTCATTAATCCACTAGTACCGTGGAGTGTGTGTGGGGTGTTTATTAGTCAGGCGCTAGGCGTTTCAGTCATCGAGTATATTCCGTATGCCTTCTTCTGTTATCTGTCGCTACTATTGACTATTTTGTTTGGCTTCACGGGTATTACCATTACCAAAACCGATGGCTCAAAAGTTTCAGCAATGAGCTAA